In Methanosarcina siciliae T4/M, one genomic interval encodes:
- a CDS encoding sugar phosphate nucleotidyltransferase, whose amino-acid sequence MKGVILAGGTGSRLYPLTKVTNKHLLPVYDKPMIYYPLQTLISAGIKEIMIVSGRGHAGHFLELLGSGSEFGVHFTYEIQEEAGGIAQALSFAEDFADGDDITVILGDNIFQDSIKGEVSAFKGGAKIFLKKVTDAHRFGVAELEGNRVIGIEEKPANPKSNFAVTGLYIYDYEVFDAIKTLRPSGRGELEITDVNNYYINKDTMGYRVLEGFWSDAGTFESLFRASELVRNLHKE is encoded by the coding sequence ATGAAAGGAGTTATTCTCGCAGGCGGGACAGGAAGCCGACTCTACCCCCTGACCAAAGTGACGAACAAGCATCTTTTACCCGTCTATGACAAGCCAATGATTTATTACCCACTGCAGACCCTCATCAGTGCAGGAATCAAAGAAATAATGATAGTTTCAGGCCGGGGGCATGCCGGGCATTTCCTTGAACTCCTGGGCTCCGGCTCGGAATTTGGGGTTCACTTTACTTACGAAATCCAGGAAGAAGCGGGAGGAATAGCTCAGGCTCTTTCCTTTGCAGAAGATTTTGCAGACGGGGATGACATAACCGTTATTCTGGGGGATAATATTTTCCAGGATAGTATCAAAGGAGAGGTCTCGGCTTTTAAGGGTGGCGCAAAGATCTTCCTCAAAAAAGTAACCGACGCCCACAGGTTCGGGGTTGCTGAACTGGAAGGGAACAGGGTAATTGGTATCGAAGAAAAACCTGCAAACCCAAAGAGCAATTTTGCAGTTACGGGCCTCTATATATACGACTATGAAGTTTTTGATGCCATAAAGACCCTCAGACCTTCGGGAAGAGGCGAACTTGAGATCACGGATGTAAACAACTATTATATAAATAAGGATACAATGGGATACAGAGTTCTTGAAGGGTTCTGGAGCGATGCAGGGACATTTGAGTCCTTATTCAGGGCAAGTGAGCTGGTAAGAAACCTGCATAAGGAATAA
- a CDS encoding glycosyltransferase family 4 protein, with the protein MKIAFVYDAVYPWVKGGAEIRIHELGKQLSSEGHNVHLFGIKWWEGEDVIRHENMTLHGVCQARELYVDGRRSIPEALVFAAKLFSPLMKEKFDLIDVSVFPYFSCFTVKAVSFLKKTPAVFTWHEVWGDYWYEYLGKTKGLLGLLIEKTVARISKNDIAVSEWTKDRLEALKGTNSKIAVLPNGVDLKLISEIKPAGKGASEAPGGKIYDVIFAGRLIKEKNVDVLIKAVSLLKEDFPEICCCVVGDGPERKALEKLTRELGVRENVIFEGFQEYRALIGKIKASKVLVLPSSREGFGMVLIEAFACGVPVVTVKQKYNAAQGLVEDGVDGFVVRLEGREIAGGVGKILENENYYEKMAASAYKKAEKYEWEKVFEQLLLQYMEIEI; encoded by the coding sequence ATGAAAATTGCCTTCGTATATGATGCTGTCTATCCCTGGGTCAAAGGGGGCGCAGAAATACGCATCCATGAACTGGGGAAGCAACTCTCTTCAGAGGGGCACAATGTGCACCTTTTCGGAATTAAATGGTGGGAAGGCGAAGACGTTATTCGGCACGAAAACATGACCCTTCATGGCGTCTGTCAAGCCCGGGAACTGTATGTAGACGGCAGGCGCTCAATTCCCGAAGCGCTTGTGTTTGCTGCAAAGCTGTTTTCACCCCTTATGAAAGAGAAATTTGACCTTATTGACGTAAGCGTATTTCCCTATTTTTCCTGTTTTACCGTAAAAGCCGTTTCATTCCTGAAAAAGACTCCTGCAGTTTTCACCTGGCATGAGGTATGGGGAGATTACTGGTATGAATACCTTGGAAAAACGAAGGGTCTCCTTGGACTCTTAATCGAAAAAACGGTTGCAAGAATCTCTAAGAATGATATTGCGGTTTCGGAATGGACAAAGGACAGGCTTGAAGCCCTTAAGGGAACGAACAGCAAGATAGCAGTCTTGCCTAACGGAGTTGACCTGAAGTTAATATCGGAGATCAAGCCGGCAGGGAAGGGAGCGTCGGAGGCGCCGGGAGGTAAGATTTACGATGTTATCTTCGCAGGCCGGCTCATAAAAGAAAAAAATGTTGACGTTCTGATAAAAGCTGTTTCCCTGTTAAAAGAGGATTTTCCCGAAATCTGCTGCTGTGTTGTCGGAGACGGCCCCGAAAGGAAAGCTCTGGAGAAACTCACCCGTGAGCTTGGGGTGCGGGAAAATGTGATATTTGAAGGGTTTCAGGAGTACAGGGCATTGATCGGGAAAATCAAGGCTTCAAAGGTGCTTGTGCTGCCCTCTTCAAGGGAGGGTTTCGGGATGGTCTTAATCGAAGCTTTTGCCTGTGGGGTGCCTGTAGTGACGGTGAAACAAAAATATAATGCAGCGCAGGGGCTTGTTGAAGATGGGGTCGACGGGTTTGTTGTGAGGCTGGAAGGGAGGGAAATTGCGGGAGGGGTGGGAAAGATACTTGAAAATGAAAATTATTATGAGAAAATGGCTGCTTCTGCGTATAAAAAAGCTGAAAAGTATGAATGGGAGAAGGTATTTGAACAACTTCTTTTGCAGTACATGGAAATAGAGATATAA
- a CDS encoding glycosyltransferase family 2 protein, translating to MSDPEASIIILTRNGESTLRECLEHVYAQNYTNFEVIVIDSVSTDRTLEIVSAFPVKLFNINVKAFGHGKTRNFGARLAKGKYLIYLTQDAIPLNDKWLENLIRNFKDKDVAGVYSRNIPRPDCDPFEARYISTGWGPTREVKSIRDYKNYKKLVFFSNTSSCLRKDVWDKFPFDDSLVQTEDQAWSKEVLEAGYKIVYDPDSIVIHSHNNSLEVLFKKYFDAGTAHMKIFKNRNNVYLPLIPFFVVAVIFLDLRFMLGHAYKPIEIVKWVPEAFVRHFVEAIGFWLGLHFDRLPLSLKRKFTASGRY from the coding sequence ATGTCCGATCCAGAAGCTTCAATAATCATTTTAACTCGAAACGGAGAAAGCACTCTCAGGGAATGCCTGGAACATGTGTATGCACAAAACTACACGAATTTTGAAGTGATAGTTATCGATTCGGTTTCGACAGACCGGACGCTGGAAATCGTTAGTGCTTTTCCTGTAAAACTTTTTAATATTAATGTAAAAGCCTTCGGGCACGGCAAAACCAGAAATTTTGGGGCAAGACTTGCAAAAGGAAAGTATCTAATTTATTTAACCCAGGATGCCATTCCTCTTAATGACAAATGGCTTGAAAACTTAATCCGAAATTTTAAAGATAAGGATGTTGCAGGGGTATACAGTCGAAATATTCCTCGCCCTGATTGCGATCCGTTTGAAGCTCGCTATATCTCAACAGGCTGGGGGCCAACAAGGGAAGTAAAGAGTATTCGGGACTATAAAAACTACAAAAAACTTGTATTTTTCTCCAATACAAGCTCTTGCCTCCGAAAGGACGTCTGGGATAAATTTCCTTTTGATGATTCGCTGGTCCAGACTGAAGATCAGGCCTGGTCAAAGGAAGTTCTTGAAGCCGGGTACAAGATTGTTTACGATCCCGATTCGATTGTCATCCACTCACACAACAATTCTCTGGAAGTCTTATTTAAAAAATACTTTGATGCCGGTACGGCACACATGAAAATATTCAAAAACAGAAATAATGTATACTTGCCTTTAATCCCGTTCTTTGTGGTGGCTGTTATTTTTTTAGATCTGAGGTTTATGCTGGGTCATGCCTACAAGCCAATCGAGATCGTTAAGTGGGTGCCGGAAGCTTTTGTAAGGCATTTCGTAGAAGCGATAGGTTTCTGGTTAGGCTTGCATTTTGATCGGCTTCCTCTTTCCCTGAAACGCAAATTTACCGCTTCAGGACGGTATTAA
- a CDS encoding glycosyltransferase family 4 protein → MSFDFCKQPGSYMKILHLTKKYYPMIGGDAYTVNSLKKQQIRIGHTVYILTSNCDEIARDEKVFKFGLKDNSANLDKITLQRLISLTFLFFWGFRKLRNLKPDIIHSHSADMGFFISFAARFYGIPLVNTCHGISFDDKQYFFLKRLAENFFLRYSGFKKIIVVDKNGLEILEKAGIKKGIYVPNGVDIHKFERKPGEKSDGKTSFLFAGRLEKQKGLEYLIQAAKFLKGKNDFEIIIVGDGEEAENLKKTATEFGVDYIIKFTGKLSEHSLIEQYTGCDIFVLPSLWEGLPLTLLEAAAAGLPIIATDVGGISSVFTHGENALLVKARNSRELAGKMQELMSDKELQKTLSTSARKLAEKYSWENSAKQLENIYKDV, encoded by the coding sequence ATGAGTTTTGATTTTTGTAAACAGCCGGGAAGTTATATGAAAATTTTACACCTTACAAAAAAATATTATCCTATGATAGGAGGAGACGCTTATACTGTTAATAGTCTGAAAAAACAGCAAATAAGAATCGGACATACAGTTTATATCTTAACTTCCAACTGTGATGAAATTGCCCGGGATGAAAAAGTTTTCAAATTCGGTCTGAAAGATAACTCTGCTAATCTGGACAAAATTACACTTCAAAGATTGATATCTCTAACTTTTTTATTTTTTTGGGGCTTCAGAAAACTTAGAAACCTGAAACCCGACATCATCCATTCCCATTCCGCAGACATGGGTTTTTTTATTTCCTTTGCAGCCAGATTTTACGGGATACCGCTCGTCAACACCTGCCACGGGATCAGTTTTGATGATAAGCAATACTTTTTCTTGAAAAGATTGGCTGAAAATTTTTTCCTTAGATATTCTGGTTTTAAGAAGATCATAGTCGTGGATAAAAACGGGCTTGAAATTCTGGAAAAAGCCGGAATTAAAAAAGGAATTTATGTGCCTAATGGGGTGGACATTCATAAATTTGAAAGGAAGCCAGGGGAAAAGTCTGACGGAAAGACAAGCTTCCTGTTTGCAGGCAGGCTTGAAAAGCAAAAAGGTCTGGAATACCTGATACAGGCAGCAAAATTTCTTAAAGGGAAAAATGATTTCGAAATTATCATAGTAGGGGATGGAGAAGAAGCAGAGAATCTCAAAAAAACTGCAACAGAATTTGGAGTTGACTACATAATCAAATTCACCGGAAAACTCAGCGAACATTCCCTAATTGAACAGTACACAGGATGTGATATTTTCGTATTGCCTTCGTTATGGGAAGGATTACCACTGACATTGTTGGAAGCTGCCGCTGCCGGACTACCGATAATAGCTACTGATGTAGGAGGCATATCTTCCGTTTTTACTCACGGAGAGAATGCACTGCTGGTAAAGGCCCGAAATAGCAGGGAATTGGCAGGGAAAATGCAGGAACTTATGAGTGATAAAGAGCTCCAGAAAACCCTGAGTACCAGTGCCAGAAAGCTTGCAGAAAAATATTCATGGGAAAATTCGGCAAAACAATTAGAAAATATATATAAAGATGTATGA
- a CDS encoding glycosyltransferase family 2 protein: MPSLSVVMPSMNEEETIRICIQKAQTIFKKYGIEGEIIIADNSSDRTAEIAASMGAKVIGPIKGYGNAYLKGLAEAKGDYIAIADADNTYDLLELDKFLDPLMAGEADFIMGTRLKGEIKKGAMPWLHQYIGNPILTSMLNFLFKTKISDAHCGMRAFTKEALEKMNLKTHGMELASEMIIEAARCGLRIKEVPITYYSRKAPSKLRSFQDGWRHVRFMMLYRPGPFLYIPGAFVFVLGFLITASLLLTKNAAYNRLHSFILGSMLLIIGGQILATGGYMKTYGLIHGMYRDEKAGKKLLSYHSLEKELLGGSFILALGLVIGLKVAYTWVISGYGSLEEVESAVISMVLAAVGLQLIFSAVFVSVMLLEVDTDW, translated from the coding sequence ATGCCTTCCCTTTCTGTCGTAATGCCTTCTATGAACGAGGAAGAAACTATCCGTATTTGCATACAGAAAGCTCAGACCATATTCAAAAAATATGGTATAGAAGGGGAAATAATCATTGCTGATAATTCATCGGACAGAACCGCTGAGATTGCAGCGTCCATGGGTGCAAAGGTAATAGGCCCGATAAAAGGTTACGGGAATGCTTACCTCAAAGGGCTTGCCGAAGCAAAAGGGGATTATATCGCTATTGCAGATGCGGACAATACATACGACCTCCTCGAGCTTGATAAATTTCTGGACCCTCTTATGGCAGGAGAAGCAGATTTCATAATGGGTACACGGCTTAAAGGAGAAATAAAAAAAGGAGCTATGCCCTGGCTGCACCAGTATATCGGAAACCCCATACTGACTTCAATGCTCAATTTTCTTTTCAAAACAAAAATATCGGATGCACACTGCGGGATGAGGGCTTTTACTAAAGAAGCCCTTGAAAAAATGAACCTTAAAACTCACGGCATGGAACTTGCATCCGAGATGATAATCGAAGCTGCAAGATGCGGGCTGAGGATAAAAGAAGTTCCCATAACCTATTACTCCCGCAAAGCTCCCTCCAAGCTGCGCTCGTTTCAGGACGGCTGGCGGCATGTAAGGTTTATGATGCTATACAGGCCGGGCCCTTTCCTTTATATTCCCGGCGCTTTTGTGTTTGTCCTGGGTTTTCTCATAACTGCCTCCCTTTTGCTTACGAAAAATGCTGCATATAACCGGCTGCATTCATTTATTTTGGGCAGTATGCTCTTAATCATTGGCGGGCAAATCCTGGCAACCGGCGGATATATGAAAACTTATGGCCTGATCCACGGCATGTATCGGGATGAAAAGGCAGGCAAGAAGCTACTTAGCTACCACTCCCTTGAAAAAGAACTGCTCGGAGGCTCCTTTATTCTGGCTTTAGGGCTCGTTATCGGGCTGAAAGTCGCCTATACATGGGTCATTTCCGGATACGGCTCCCTTGAAGAAGTGGAATCTGCAGTTATTTCAATGGTCCTGGCAGCAGTCGGGCTCCAGCTGATTTTCTCTGCAGTCTTTGTAAGCGTAATGCTTCTCGAGGTTGATACTGATTGGTAA
- the wrbA gene encoding NAD(P)H:quinone oxidoreductase type IV → MVKVNIIFHSMYGHVYRMAEAVAAGAREVEGAEVGIYQVPETLPEEVLEKMGAIETKKLFAHIPVMTRGMHEEILAGADALIFGTPTRYGNMTAQMRAVLDGVGGLWSEDAFVGKVGSVFTSSNTQHGGQESTILTFHVTLLHLGMIIVGLPYSEKRQRRMDEITGGSPYGASTIAGQGGSRQPSENELEMARYQGRHVTQIAKKLAENKNL, encoded by the coding sequence ATGGTTAAAGTGAATATAATATTTCACAGTATGTACGGCCACGTCTACAGGATGGCAGAAGCCGTCGCTGCCGGGGCAAGGGAAGTTGAAGGAGCTGAAGTAGGGATATATCAGGTACCTGAAACCCTTCCTGAAGAAGTCCTCGAAAAGATGGGAGCAATAGAAACGAAAAAGCTTTTTGCCCATATCCCCGTGATGACCAGGGGCATGCATGAGGAAATACTCGCAGGGGCAGATGCGCTTATTTTTGGCACTCCCACACGTTACGGAAATATGACTGCCCAGATGCGTGCGGTCCTTGACGGTGTTGGAGGGCTGTGGAGCGAGGATGCCTTTGTAGGAAAGGTAGGAAGTGTTTTTACCTCAAGCAATACCCAGCACGGGGGGCAGGAGTCCACAATCCTCACGTTTCATGTCACCCTGCTTCACCTCGGAATGATTATCGTGGGTCTTCCGTACTCGGAAAAGCGGCAGAGAAGAATGGACGAAATTACAGGTGGCAGCCCATATGGAGCATCAACGATCGCCGGACAGGGAGGAAGTCGCCAACCATCAGAAAACGAACTTGAAATGGCACGTTACCAGGGAAGGCACGTAACTCAGATTGCGAAAAAACTTGCTGAAAATAAAAATCTTTGA
- the rfbD gene encoding dTDP-4-dehydrorhamnose reductase, which produces MVVGEIKTLILGAGGMLGKELSKVFPDAIKFTRSELDITDEAQVLRTIEKIKPDVVINAAAYTNVDGCEDEKELAFKVNGSALEYLARGCSNAGAILVHYSTDYVFNGSRKEYFESDETDPINIYGQSKLLGEKNIIENMKDYRIIRTSWLFGLQGKNFVETMLRLSEDMSTVRVVNDQFGKPTYAADLALKTGEIIKLSPGIYHITNEGTCSWYEFAKAIIGNVAPCTTDEFPRKAKRPKYSVLVNTKTKPMRHWKEALKAYLEERST; this is translated from the coding sequence ATGGTGGTGGGAGAAATTAAAACACTGATCCTCGGGGCAGGGGGGATGCTGGGAAAAGAACTTAGCAAGGTCTTTCCCGACGCTATAAAATTTACACGTTCAGAGCTTGACATCACCGATGAAGCACAGGTTCTCAGAACGATCGAAAAAATTAAACCGGATGTTGTGATTAACGCTGCGGCGTATACCAACGTTGACGGGTGCGAAGACGAAAAAGAACTTGCATTTAAGGTCAACGGCAGCGCTCTTGAATACCTTGCGAGAGGCTGTTCGAATGCAGGAGCAATCCTTGTGCATTACAGCACCGATTATGTTTTCAATGGTTCGAGAAAAGAATACTTCGAATCCGACGAAACGGATCCCATTAATATCTATGGCCAGTCGAAGCTGCTGGGAGAAAAAAATATAATTGAGAACATGAAAGATTACCGGATCATAAGGACTTCCTGGCTCTTTGGCCTGCAAGGCAAGAACTTTGTTGAAACAATGCTCAGGTTGTCCGAAGATATGAGTACTGTAAGAGTAGTAAATGACCAGTTCGGAAAGCCAACCTATGCTGCAGACCTTGCCCTTAAAACCGGTGAAATCATCAAACTCTCCCCGGGAATTTACCACATCACGAACGAAGGTACATGTTCCTGGTATGAATTTGCAAAGGCAATCATAGGAAATGTTGCACCCTGTACAACAGATGAATTCCCGAGAAAAGCAAAACGCCCTAAATATTCGGTTCTTGTTAATACCAAAACGAAACCCATGAGGCACTGGAAAGAAGCCCTTAAAGCATATCTGGAGGAAAGATCAACATGA
- the rfbB gene encoding dTDP-glucose 4,6-dehydratase has protein sequence MKLLVTGGCGFIGSNFILHIMKKYPDYKIVNLDKLTYAGNPDNLKEVENKQNYSFVRGDICDSHLVHEIMKDVDHVVHFAAESHVDRSIEDGSVFVKTNVLGTHTLLQSALECKVKRFIHISTDEVYGSIKSGSFKETDILTPSSPYSSSKAGSDLLVQSYYITYGLPVIITRCTNNFGPYQYPEKLMPLFTTNLIEGKKVPVYGTGTNIRDWIYVLDHCKAVDFILHSGTDGEMYNVGGGNEKTNIEITHKILELLGKDESMIEYVKDRPGHDFRYSLDCSKLKELGWEPEYSFEEALEETVKWYIENKWWWEKLKH, from the coding sequence TTGAAACTCCTGGTTACCGGTGGCTGTGGTTTTATCGGAAGCAATTTTATCCTTCATATAATGAAAAAATATCCGGATTACAAAATAGTCAACCTGGATAAACTCACTTATGCAGGAAATCCGGACAACCTCAAAGAAGTTGAGAACAAACAAAACTATTCTTTTGTTAGAGGAGACATTTGTGACTCCCATTTAGTACATGAAATTATGAAAGATGTTGACCATGTAGTTCATTTTGCAGCGGAAAGCCACGTAGACCGTTCAATTGAAGACGGATCGGTTTTTGTAAAAACCAATGTTCTGGGCACCCATACACTTCTTCAAAGTGCACTTGAATGCAAAGTCAAAAGGTTTATTCATATCTCAACCGACGAAGTATATGGAAGCATAAAATCGGGCTCATTCAAAGAGACAGATATCCTGACCCCTTCGAGCCCCTATTCTTCAAGCAAAGCAGGATCCGACCTGCTAGTCCAATCATATTACATAACCTACGGACTCCCTGTTATTATCACAAGATGCACCAACAACTTCGGGCCTTATCAGTACCCTGAAAAACTGATGCCTCTTTTTACCACAAACCTGATTGAGGGCAAAAAAGTCCCGGTTTACGGAACCGGAACGAATATCCGTGACTGGATTTATGTACTTGACCACTGCAAAGCCGTAGATTTCATCCTCCACTCCGGAACTGACGGCGAGATGTATAATGTAGGCGGAGGGAATGAAAAAACCAATATTGAAATTACACATAAAATCCTCGAATTACTTGGAAAAGATGAATCTATGATAGAATACGTAAAAGACCGTCCGGGCCATGATTTCAGGTATTCTCTGGACTGTTCCAAATTAAAGGAATTAGGCTGGGAGCCGGAATATTCATTCGAGGAAGCTCTTGAAGAAACCGTAAAATGGTATATTGAAAACAAATGGTGGTGGGAGAAATTAAAACACTGA